A genome region from Diorhabda carinulata isolate Delta chromosome 2, icDioCari1.1, whole genome shotgun sequence includes the following:
- the LOC130903588 gene encoding HEAT repeat-containing protein 1 homolog — MATSLADQLQRLKVPETSVLIRDNKRPSLLFNPKEAATLSKETVYQIGLEGLEELIQKNEVFSQFKHTLFHETSKSFERSVQTAEINEKLNKSLRRMLLSISPYFLFNCSHKVLEWLICRFSIHEYLRDDLLMLCLPYHESTMFVRVLQLLKFKDKNDSFYFLKSFQKSGTHLPKQSLLNHAASDIGFLKYVTLYLKDLLKVHSKHELLSVAINFYCTVFTGTLEYLDNIGEDLLCQMLPLIIKGLNSTTADFYAASLVVTVRLVTKTTLSDHLIDKLVEKISEFSVSNLKKEASLVLIIIYQSQEHYKHIPSTAVNNILNIQELPKILNNLQSNGNSIYPFLKRFISCFTYEGVNNDEKLSRDVMKACLDLIKVKNTFVFTILRCILDAVNTKLQISPEAQNWLTEIIHSIEQQYPTPFDKAVHKILSTSSDKRSVKRRKCLSKIIKNSVIYRGKFELLEKLYHPNPAIRGEAIKLLCNNFDDLKDTDRQLVNKSLVDKLNDNDVMVVKNTLEILKKCDAVDKCGIKSALINLANKYQKDKSGWGLISDNVVNLLTSLYEPNDWEVFISLFPFLLPQTSKNMSRAKKILETPFIAKNNLFKLDLQKLKNADEEESFVTLLLNTLSKNTDVEIVKSLIDVVKKNETVNYSFHKYILILLLSTILPQDSNLEIAGQVLNIFSTLYYSSSEKFEKKASVIGYIQKAIAGKFPMQGFLQCLEKFIYKIKKPDIDLKQRDFSINNHENDYYINITCLLLDKEEYLKKFLKANFQNFNEEMEFFLNVSVSGNSHLYTNFKSKILKYIESILKQNLETDDTITINNYLIVLLLALMADSEENLRKTVIHILTMLITMSTQKENRYNPLINSLIKHKEEIIIDNQQIPSIIFNTLDPSNTKGKRNSKDLNFIRNDLFSLSCRNDTPAYLKATILWAFSLIDTFESLEETTDMALNILKNNSIELTSFNARIIKLVVSKINSQVIGRLNMDSKTWRLLETFINSDKTIIKDSEDTLSLSSLTLNQLNSDTFSSLEDEVVVKSILKIIIELSLTTQDSEVVFLISRIFKHIDLNAEWIKEHLVSMRDVQSSKIDENKKKRRIGIVPTVDILDTFEWKKGVAVLEFIQDKKKIRNIECVLPIFFDLLKRCLDFDEQSAVEYPKQLLLAIIHQSCMKLDGVLPENLFNVELIVQCIRASQNPQTHHQALLVLAYTANLLPTQVLHHMMAIFTFMGSSVLRHEDAYSFQLISKIIDTVIPIITKGDGEDIQVHNVTKILRIFVDVILDVPEHRRIPLYKQLLETVNVKEHLYIFLLLLFESQIKSSTIQKKEKDAVQRKLDIGADICKEFSPSIVIYNCIRLLQHLSNLPDEKQDNIEVNGETTPNLSSFSPKDFRHYKYLIVKFTANLLGSHSFVKQVADLNEEEELNLEPLFKEIIISVLQYIQRVSKIVEKFSNTPQVQYWKVLLHLNYDILDSVNALVTPQMFLLITKGLLVHKLPTVKKRILELLINKLQYNKEFFYHEEKTDLYSLIHPITSIIEGGKEEEGDTEQETVIQTSLLCLKLLVKTLAPEEPEKFVPILDFVTGLLMSKKTQSNIQASVVLCLAELCVNLKGFAIGSLPDFMPALIKILKRQKHCETHNMLIRSLITTIEKILDSMPLFLSPYLEKLLTEITQLISTCTNNEEHKTQAFSTKLSSVKQKIGHSIPLRMLLPTVQTSYDVLLENKCFKAITVLLDILAETISNTTTSDLNSNLNQLTNLFFSILKFRTENLCSAEDIEDVETHIINAFTVLILKLSENTFRPLYYKLYDWAVRSEIKDERLITFYSLSSRIAESLKSLFVLFASHFINNSAQILDACNLSKTEDLYFTDEEKNVILIENILKTLNSVFLYDNQKFINRDRFNILMQPLVDQLENPLGGLDVLTKRNTELVTPCLVHFSVAVADDALWKQINYQILLKMRNNTAKIRLIALHCLTEIVKKLGEDFLPLLPETIPFLAELLEDEEEDIEKNCQKAVREMEAVLGESLQKYF; from the exons ATGGCTACATCCTTGGCAGATCAACTTCAACGTTTGAAAGTCCCAGAGACATCGGTATTAATAAGAGATAATAAACGACCATCTCTACTTTTTAACCCAAAAGAAGCTGCTACTCTTTCCAAGGAGACAGTCTATCAAATTGGCTTAGAAGGATTGGAGGAATTGATCCAAAAGAATGAAGTATTCTCACAGTTCAAACATACCTTATTCCATGAAACGTCTAAGAGTTTTGAAAGATCAGTACAAACTGCTGAAATTAATGAAAAGCTGAATAAATCTTTGAGACGGATGCTTTTATCGATCTCTCCGTATTTTCTGTTTAACTGCTCTCATAAAGTATTAGAATGGTTAATATGTAGATTTTCTATACATGAATATCTTAGAGATGATTTACTCATGTTATGTTTACCATATCATGAATCAACTATGTTTGTTAGAGTCTTACAATTGCTCAAATTTAAAGacaaaaatgacagtttttattttcttaaaagttTCCAAAAATCAGGAACTCATTTACCAAAACAATCTCTTTTGAATCATGCTGCTTCAGATATCGGATTTTTAAAGTATGTGACTTTGTACCTAAAAGATTTGCTTAAGGTTCATAGCAAACATGAATTACTATCTGtagcaataaatttttattgcacAGTATTTACTGGAACTTTAGAATATTTAGATAATATAGGTGAAGATCTTTTGTGTCAAATGCTTccattaataataaaaggttTGAATTCCACAACTGCAGATTTCTATGCAGCGAGTTTAGTTGTAACAGTCAGACTAGTAACTAAAACCACTTTATCAGATCATCTTATAGACAAACTGgttgaaaaaatatcagaattttcagtttccaatttaaaaaaagaagcatCTTTAGTTctgataattatttatcaatcgCAGGAACATTATAAACATATACCATCAACTGCtgttaacaatattttaaatattcaggaactaccaaaaatattgaataatttacaatCTAATGGCAATTctatttatccttttttgaagAGATTTATCAGTTGTTTCACTTATGAAGGTGTTAATAACGATGAAAAATTATCTAGAGATGTTATGAAAGCTTGCTTAGATCTTATAAAGGTGAAGAATACatttgtttttacaattttaag GTGTATTTTAGATGCTGTGAATACAAAATTGCAAATTTCTCCAGAAGCTCAAAATTGGTTAAcagaaataattcattcaatagAACAACAATATCCTACTCCGTTCGATAAAGCAGTTCACAAAATTTTATCCACATCTTCAGATAAAAGATCGGTAAAAAGACGAAAGTgtctatcaaaaataattaaaaattctgtaATATATCGAGGCAAATTTGAACTTTTGGAAAAACTGTATCATCCAAATCCTGCTATAAGGGGTGaagcaataaaattattatgcaATAATTTTGACGACCTGAAAGATACTGACAGACAATTAGTAAATAAATCATTGGTAGATAAACTAAATGATAATGATGTTATGGTGGTAAAAAACAccttggaaattttgaaaaaatgtgatGCTGTTGATAAATGCGGTATAAAAAGTGCACTAATAAACTTAgccaataaatatcaaaaagatAAATCCGGATGGGGACTTATTTCAGATAATGTAGTGAATTTATTAACATCTCTTTATGAACCAAATGATTGGGaagtttttatatctttatttcCGTTTTTATTACCTCAAACATCTAAAAATATGTCAAGAGCAAAGAAAATATTGGAGACTCCCTTTATAGCTAAGAACAACTTGTTTAAATTAGATttacagaaattgaaaaatgctgacgaagaagaaagttttgttaCATTGTTGCTTAACACTTTATCTAAGAATACTGATGTTGAAATTGTCAAATCTCTAATAGATGTCgtaaagaaaaatgaaacagtaaattattcatttcataaatatattttaattctatTATTGAGTACAATTTTACCACAAGATTCCAATTTAGAAATTGCTGGTCaagttttaaacattttctcAACACTGTATTATTCTTcgagtgaaaaatttgaaaaaaaggcATCTGTTATTGGATATATACAGAAAGCAATTGCAGGGAAGTTTCCTATGCAAGGATTTTTACAGTgtcttgaaaaatttatatataaaattaaaaaaccagaCATCGATTTGAAGCAGagagatttttcaataaacaatcatgaaaatgattattatattaatatcacATGCTTGTTATTGGATAAAGAAGAATATcttaagaaatttttgaaagcaaattttcaaaatttcaacgaAGAAATGGAATTTTTCCTTAACGTTTCCGTAAGTGGCAATAGTCATTTATATAccaatttcaaatcaaaaattctgaaatatattgaaagtatattaaaacaaaatttagaaaCTGACGATACCATCactataaacaattatttaatagttttattattagcTTTGATGGCAGATTCAGAGGAGAATCTTCGTAAAACAGTCATACATATTCTCACTATGTTAATCACGATGTCTACCCAAAAGGAAAACCGATACAATCCATTAATAAACAGTTTAATCAAACATAAAGAGGAAATCATAATTGATAATCAACAGATaccatcaataatttttaatactttagATCCTTCAAACACGAAAGGTAAAAGAAATTCGAAGgatttgaattttattagaAACGATTTATTTAGTTTATCCTGTCGTAATGATACTCCAGCTTATTTAAAGGCTACAATCTTATGGGCATTTTCATTGATAGATACATTTGAGTCTCTAGAAGAAACAACCGATATGGCTcttaacatattaaaaaataattcaattgaattaacgTCTTTCAATGCGAGAATAATCAAATTggtagtttcaaaaataaattctcaaGTTATCGGTCGATTGAATATGGATTCTAAAACTTGGAGACTACTGGAAACTTTTATCAACAGcgataaaacaattattaaagaTAGTGAAGATACATTATCTCTTTCCTCGCTTACATTAAACCAATTGAATAGTGATACATTTTCTTCTCTCGAAGACGAAGTTGTTGTTAAATCAATTCTAAAGATAATAATAGAACTATCACTCACCACTCAGGATTCAGAAGTAGTTTTTCTTATTAGTAGAATTTTCAAGCATATAGATCTAAACGCTGAATGGATTAAAGAGCATTTAGTCAGCATGAGGGATGTACAGTCTTCAAAGATTgacgaaaataaaaagaaaagaagaattggTATTGTACCCACAGTTGATATTTTGGATACTTTTGAATGGAAAAAAG gAGTGGCTGTATTGGAATTCATTCAAGAtaagaagaaaataagaaatatagaATGTGTACTTCCAATATTTTTCGATTTGCTTAAACGCTGTTTAGATTTCGATGAACAATCAGCTGTAGAATACCCCAAACAGCTTCTTCTGGCTATAATCCATCAAAGTTGTATGAAACTAGATGGTGTATTACCTGAAAATCTCTTCAACGTAGAACTGATCGTTCAGTGTATTAGGGCTTCACAAAATCCCCAAACTCATCATCAGGCATTATTGGTTTTAGCTTATACTGCTAATCTACTACCCACTCAAGTGTTACATCATATGATGGCAATTTTTACTTTCATGGGATCTTCGGTATTACGACATGAGGATGCATATAGTTTTcaacttatttcaaaaattatagataCAGTTATTCCTATTATTACCAAAGGTGATGGAGAAG atatTCAAGTAcataatgtaacaaaaattttaagaatattcGTAGATGTGATACTAGATGTACCAGAACATAGAAGAATTCCTCTGTACAAACAACTATTAGAAACTGTTAATGTCAAAGAACACCTCTATATATTTCTACTTCTACTTTTTGAAAGTCAAATTAAAAGTAGTACAATccagaagaaagaaaaagatgCCGTTCAAAGGAAGCTCGATATAGGAGCTGATATATGCAAAGAATTTTCTCCTTCcattgttatttataattgtatccGTTTGCTACAACATTTAAGCAATTTGCCAGATGAAAAACAAGACAATATAGAAGTAAATG GCGAAACAACCCCCAACTTATCTTCTTTCTCTCCCAAAGATTTTCGTCACTACAAATACCTAATCGTCAAGTTTACAGCCAATCTTCTAGGATCTCACAGTTTCGTGAAACAAGTGGCTGATTTaaacgaagaagaagaactcAATCTGGAACCGTTATTTAAAGAGATTATTATCAGTGTTCTTCAATATATACAAAGAGTTTCAAAAATAGTTGAGAAATTTTCCAATACACCTCAAGTGCAATATTGGAAAGTACTATTGCATTTGAATTACGATATTTTAGATAGTGTTAATGCACTTGTAACACCACAAATGTTTCTGTTAATTACTAAAGGGTTATTAGTCCATAAATTACCGACAGTGAAGAAGAGAATATTAGAATTGCTGATTAATAAATTGcaatataataaagaatttttctacCATGAAGAAAAAACGGATTTGTATTCATTAATTCATCCTATTACATCTATTATAGAAG GTGGTAAAGAAGAAGAGGGCGATACAGAACAAGAAACTGTTATTCAAACAAGTTTGTTGTGCCTCAAGTTGTTGGTAAAAACTCTAGCACCGGAAGAACCAGAAAAATTCGTACCAATTCTAGATTTCGTAACAGGATTATTGATGTCTAAGAAAACCCAAAGTAATATCCAAGCGTCGGTAGTACTTTGTTTGGCCGAATTATGTGTCAATTTAAAAGGTTTTGCTATTGGCAGCTTACCGGATTTTATGCCCGCTCTCATTAAGATTTTAAAAAGACAAAAACACTGCGAAACCCACAATATGTTGATAAGAAGTTTAATTACTACTATCGAAAAGATTTTGGATAGTATGCCGTTGTTTCTAAGTCCCTATTTAGAGAAATTGTTAACAGAAATAACTCAATTGATATCCACTTGCACTAATAATGAAGAACACAAG acACAAGCATTCTCCACAAAATTGAGCAgcgtaaaacaaaaaataggaCATTCAATACCACTCAGGATGCTGCTACCTACCGTACAAACATCTTACGACGTTTTGTTGGAGAACAAATGTTTTAAGGCCATTACTGTTCTCTTGGATATACTAGCGGAAACTATTTCCAATACTACCACATCTGATCTAAATAGTAACTTGAATCAACTAACAAACCTCTTTTTCTCGATCCTTAAATTTCGTACTGAAAATCTGTGTTCTGCCGAAGATATCGAAGATGTGGAAACTCACATTATAAATGCCTTCACAGTACTTATATTGAAATTGTCGGAAAATACTTTCCGGCCCTTATACTACAAACTATATGATTGGGCTGTAAGATCCGAAATTAAAGATGAGAGATTAATAACGTTCTACAGTCTTTCTAGCAGAATCGCGGAATCTCttaaaagtttatttgttttatttgcaagtcattttatcaataattctGCACAAATATTAGACGCTTGTAATTTGAGTAAAACTGAAGATCTTTACTTTactgatgaagaaaaaaacgtCATTTTAATAGAGAACATATTAAAAACTCTAAACTCTGTATTTTTGTACGACAATCAGAAGTTTATAAATAGAGATAGATTCAATATCCTTATGCAACCATTGGTAGATCAACTGGAGAATCCATTGGGAGGTTTAGATGTGCTTACCAAACGAAATACTGAATTAGTAACGCCTTGTTTGGTACATTTCTCGGTAGCCGTTGCCGACGATGCGTTATGGAAGCAaatcaattatcaaattttattaaaaatgagaaataatacAGCTAAAATTAGATTAATAGCGTTGCATTGCCTTACGGAAATAGTAAAGAAGCTCGGTGAAGATTTCCTTCCGTTGTTACCGGAAACTATTCCTTTCTTAGCGGAATTACtcgaagatgaagaagaagatatcGAGAAAAACTGCCAGAAAGCCGTACGGGAAATGGAAGCTGTTTTAGGGGAAtcgttacaaaaatatttttag